A DNA window from Daucus carota subsp. sativus chromosome 3, DH1 v3.0, whole genome shotgun sequence contains the following coding sequences:
- the LOC108213688 gene encoding syntaxin-124, with protein MNDLFSASIKRYADSPAGPMVDMEAGAGAGNGELDQFFEDVEKVKEDMNAVGIIYKRLQDSNEESKTVHNAKTMKQLRSKMDADVANVLKRVKVIKGKLEALDRSNVESRKIAGCGPGSSVDRTRTSVVSGLGKKLKTMMDEFQSLRTRMNEEYKETVGRRYFTITGQKPDDDMIEDLISSGEGENFLQKAIQEQGRGQIMDTISEIQERHDAVKDIEKNLIELHQIFLDMAALVEAQGQQLNDIESHVAHASSFVKRGTENLVEAREYQKSSRKWTCYAILLVIVLIIVLLYPVWAPHLINAITKK; from the coding sequence ATGAATGATCTATTTTCCGCATCCATAAAAAGATATGCAGACTCGCCAGCCGGTCCCATGGTTGACATGGAGGCTGGTGCTGGAGCCGGCAATGGTGAGCTCGATCAATTCTTTGAAGATGTGGAGAAAGTTAAAGAAGACATGAATGCTGTGGGAATTATCTACAAAAGATTGCAAGATTCTAATGAAGAGAGCAAGACAGTTCATAATGCCAAGACTATGAAACAGCTGAGGTCTAAAATGGATGCTGATGTGGCCAATGTTCTCAAACGTGTCAAAGTTATCAAGGGGAAGCTGGAAGCGCTTGATAGGTCCAATGTAGAGAGCCGGAAGATTGCAGGGTGCGGACCAGGATCATCAGTTGATCGGACCAGAACATCTGTTGTCAGTGGACTAGGTAAGAAACTCAAGACAATGATGGATGAGTTCCAAAGCCTGAGGACTAGAATGAATGAGGAGTACAAAGAAACTGTTGGGAGAAGGTATTTTACGATTACAGGGCAAAAGCCTGATGATGATATGATAGAGGACCTCATATCAAGCGGTGAAGGGGAGAATTTCCTTCAAAAGGCAATTCAAGAACAAGGGCGCGGACAGATAATGGACACAATTTCAGAAATTCAAGAACGACACGATGCAGTCAAGGATATTGAGAAGAATTTGATTGAACTTCATCAGATATTTTTGGACATGGCAGCACTAGTTGAGGCACAAGGGCAACAACTGAATGATATTGAGTCGCATGTGGCCCATGCAAGTTCATTTGTTAAACGAGGGACGGAGAACCTGGTGGAGGCTCGAGAGTATCAGAAAAGCTCCAGGAAGTGGACATGTTATGCAATTCTTCTTGTCATTGTTCTGATTATAGTCCTTCTGTACCCTGTTTGGGCTCCCCATCTGATTAATGCGATAACTAAGAAGTAA
- the LOC108214669 gene encoding uncharacterized protein LOC108214669, with translation MAFSPDTKDNKKNINQTMLLCCKLYISESRNKEALDSIERAAKLQPETVIVKKFEDGAYNRVRYTMVSYVAHDSTGCPIYSPLHQTVVAMAEAAFAAINLELHTGAHPRLGVVDDIIFHPLGRASLDEAAWLAKTVAADFGNRFQVPVFLYDAAHPTGKELAIIRREQGYFRPNVTGTHWSGWIKPANYPERPDEGPSTISGARGVTVIGASPWIAAYNVPILSTDSSVTRRIAQKVSGRGGGLPTVQTIGLVHGEDTTEIACLLLDFNKVGADRVQNRVEMLASQEGLGVEQGYFTDLSPEMVTEIYVKSISANSN, from the exons ATGGCTTTCTCCCCAGACACCAAG GACAACAAGAAGAACATAAATCAAACCATGCTGCTATGCTGCAAACTCTACATATCTGAGTCACGGAACAAAGAAGCTCTGGACTCGATTGAACGAGCAGCTAAGCTCCAACCAGAAACTGTCATTGTAAAGAAGTTTGAAGATGGTGCTTACAACCGAGTGAGGTACACTATGGTTTCGTATGTTGCTCATGATAGCACAGGTTGCCCCATCTACAGCCCCCTGCATCAAACTGTTGTAGCCATGGCTGAAGCTGCATTTGCTGCTATAAATCTGGAGTTACACACGGGTGCACACCCTCGGCTTGGCgttgttgatgacattatattcCATCCACTTGGTCGGGCTTCTTTGGATGAAGCGGCTTGGCTTGCTAAAACTGTGGCAGCAGATTTTGGGAACCGCTTTCAAG TGCCAGTGTTTCTGTATGATGCTGCACACCCCACTGGCAAGGAATTGGCCATTATCAGGCGTGAACAAGGTTATTTTCGGCCTAATGTGACAGGCACCCACTGGTCAGGATGGATCAAACCTGCAAATTATCCTGAGAGGCCTGATGAAGGGCCAAGCACCATCTCTGGAGCCAGAGGAGTAACTGTCATTGGTGCAAGTCCATGGATAGCAGCATATAATGTGCCAATATTGTCCACTGATTCCTCAGTTACTCGACGTATTGCACAAAAGGTAAGTGGCCGAGGTGGGGGGCTTCCAACCGTTCAAACAATAGGCTTGGTCCACGGAGAGGACACGACTGAGATCGCTTGTCTCTTGTTAGATTTTAATAAAGTCGGAGCAGATCGTGTCCAGAATCGAGTTGAGATGCTAGCAAGCCAAGAGGGGTTGGGGGTGGAGCAAGGGTATTTTACTGATCTTTCACCAGAGATGGTTACTGAAATATATGTCAAATCCATCTCTGCTAATTCAAATTGA
- the LOC108210782 gene encoding probable galacturonosyltransferase 10 produces MRRRAQDFRRPVHRGLSKVFWLTLCGLVVLLLFVLLSREDQPSSRSIVSFKKNDRQDRIIEGLNITDEMVSADSVSRQLGDQIALAKAFVVIAKESNNLQFAWELSAQIRISQFLLSNAALRRNPLTISESETAVHDMAFLLYQAQQQLHYDSATMIMRLKAKIQDLEEQLSSVNEKSSKYGQIVAEEVPKSLYCLGVRLSTEWFGNSNLKKKIEEKEQLATKLTDNSMYHFCVFSDNILATSVVVNSTALNAKYPNMIVFHLVTDEVNYAAMKAWFTINSFRGVTVDVQKIEEFSWLNASYVPVLKQLQDSNTRSYYFSGNNDGGKTPIKFRNPKYLLMLNHLRFYIPEVYPSLNKVVFLDDDVVVQKDLSPLFTIDLHSNVNGAVETCMETFHRYHKYLNYSHPLIRSHFDPDACGWAFGMNVFDLVEWRKRNVTGIYHYWQEKNIDRTLWKLGTLPPGLLTFYGLTEPLNPTWHVLGLGYTNVDPQLIENGAVLHFNGNSKPWLKIGSEKYKPIWDKYIDYSHSLLQQCNVH; encoded by the exons ATGAGGAGAAGAGCTCAGGATTTCCGGCGGCCAGTTCACCGGGGACTCTCGAAAGTGTTCTGGTTGACATTGTGTGGATTAGTTGTGTTGCTGTTGTTTGTTCTTTTAAGCCGTGAGGATCAGCCTTCCTCTAGATCCATTGTATCATTTAAG AAAAATGACAGGCAGGACAGGATCATAGAGGGTCTTAATATCACTGATGAAATGGTTAGTGCTGATTCAGTTTCAAGGCAACTTGGTGACCAAATTGCTCTTGCAAAGGCCTTTGTTGTAATTGCCAAAGAAAGCAACAATCTTCAATTTGCTTGGGAGTTGAGTGCTCAGATTCGTATTTCACAGTTTCTTCTCTCAAATGCTGCTCTAAGACGAAATCCTTTGACAATTAGTGAATCAGAAACTGCTGTTCATGATATGGCATTTCTACTTTACCAAGCACAGCAACAGCTGCACTATGATAGTGCAACCATGATTATGAGACTGAAAGCCAAAATACAGGACCTTGAAGAACAATTGAGTTCTGTGAATGAGAAGAGCTCCAAGTATGGACAAATAGTGGCCGAAGAAGTGCCAAAGAGCTTGTACTGTCTTGGAGTTCGGTTGTCAACTGAATGGTTCGGCAACTCTAATCtgaagaaaaaaattgaagaGAAAGAGCAATTAGCAACAAAATTGACTGATAACAGCATGTATCATTTCTGTGTTTTCTCTGACAACATTCTGGCAACATCAGTTGTGGTTAATTCAACTGCTTTGAATGCCAAATATCCCAACATGATTGTGTTCCACCTGGTGACAGATGAAGTTAACTATGCTGCAATGAAAGCCTGGTTCACAATAAACAGTTTCAGAGGAGTGACTGTAGACGTACAAAAGATAGAGGAATTTAGCTGGTTAAATGCTTCTTATGTGCCTGTCCTTAAACAGCTCCAAGACTCTAACACTAGGAGTTATTATTTTTCTGGCAACAATGATGGAGGTAAAACTCCAATAAAATTCAGGAACCCTAAATATCTATTAATGCTGAACCACCTCAGGTTTTATATTCCAGAAGTTTATCCTTCACTGAACAAAGTAGTGTTTCTGGATGATGATGTTGTGGTTCAAAAAGATCTGTCGCCTTTGTTCACCATAGATCTACATAGCAATGTTAATGGTGCTGTGGAAACATGCATGGAGACGTTTCATAGATACCACAAGTACTTGAACTATTCTCACCCACTTATAAGATCACATTTTGATCCGGACGCATGTGGATGGGCATTTGGAATGAATGTTTTTGATTTGGTTGAGTGGAGAAAAAGGAATGTCACCGGCATTTACCACTACTGGCAGGAGAAAAATATAGACCGGACCTTGTGGAAACTTGGCACATTGCCTCCTGGCCTGTTGACCTTTTACGGATTGACAGAGCCATTGAATCCTACCTGGCATGTGTTGGGTTTAGGCTACACAAATGTTGATCCTCAGCTGATTGAGAATGGTGCTGTCTTGCATTTCAATGGGAACTCAAAGCCTTGGTTAAAGATTGGTTCCGAAAAGTACAAGCCCATTTGGGACAAATACATTGACTATAGTCATTCACTACTGCAGCAGTGCAATGTTCATTGA
- the LOC108214668 gene encoding beta-glucuronosyltransferase GlcAT14B — protein sequence MKDQLGNGRKFGNYHYGRIFNDRRWIIPFLASLLVWITLFMAAVFGMYSSSFGRDPLQFDIISFARSSDSSGYFVESDLKISVDDNRSSKKEAPRFAYLISGTKGDSQRMMRTLQAVYHPRNQYILHMDLEAPPRERLDLTMSIKNDLTFQEVGNVRVMAQSNLVTYKGPTMIATTLQAIAILLRESANWDWFINLSPSDYPLVTQDDMLHVFTNISRNLNFIEHTQISGWKLNHRAKPIIVDPGLYMSKKSDLTWTSQRRSLPTTFKLFTGSAWVILSRSFVEYCIWGWDNLPRTVLMYYTNFVSSPEGYFHTVICNNEEFRNTAISHDLHYIAWDSPPKQHPKSLTIKDFSDMVNSSAPFARKFAKDDSALDRIDKELLQRVNRFAPGAWCIGNTTDGQDPCSLRGDDSVFRPGPGARRLQELTEKLLSEGYRSKTCKT from the exons ATGAAGGATCAGCTAGGGAATGGGAGGAAATTTGGTAATTACCACTATGGAAGGATATTTAATGATAGAAGGTGGATTATTCCATTTCTTGCAAGTTTACTTGTTTGGATTACTCTGTTTATGGCTGCTGTATTCGGGATGTATTCGTCTTCCTTTGGTCGGGATCCACTTCAATTTGACATAATTTCATTTGCAAGATCGTCGGATTCAAGTGGATATTTTGTAGAATCTGATTTGAAGATATCAGTTGATGATAATAGGTCTTCAAAGAAAGAAGCacctagatttgcttatcttaTTTCGGGCACAAAAGGGGATAGTCAAAGAATGATGAGAACCCTGCAAGCTGTTTATCATCCTAGAAACCAGTATATTTTGCACATGGATCTCGAGGCCCCTCCACGCGAAAGGCTGGATCTGACAATGTCgataaaaaatgatttgacaTTCCAAGAAGTGGGGAATGTACGGGTGATGGCACAGTCAAATCTGGTAACATATAAAGGGCCTACAATGATTGCTACTACCCTTCAAGCAATTGCAATTTTGTTGAGGGAGAGTGCGAATTGGGATTGGTTTATAAACCTCAGCCCTTCAGATTATCCTCTTGTGACTCAAGATG ATATGCTTCATGTATTCACTAATATATCCAGAAATCTCAATTTCATCGAGCATACACAGATTTCTGGGTGGAAACT AAACCATAGGGCAAAGCCGATCATTGTTGATCCTGGTCTTTATATGTCTAAGAAATCTGACCTTACTTGGACTTCCCAGCGCAGATCCCTCCCGACTACTTTTAAGTTATTCACTG GTTCAGCATGGGTGATACTCAGTCGTTCTTTTGTTGAATACTGTATATGGGGATGGGATAATCTTCCACGGACAGTCCTAATGTACTATACGAACTTTGTGTCCTCTCCAGAAGGCTACTTTCACACTGTTATCTGCAACAATGAGGAATTTCGTAACACTGCAATAAGCCATGATCTTCACTATATTGCTTGGGACAGTCCTCCAAAACAGCATCCCAAGTCCTTGACAATAAAAGACTTCAGTGATATGGTAAATAGTAGTGCTCCATTTGCTAGGAAGTTTGCCAAGGATGATTCGGCATTAGACAGGATTGATAAAGAGCTGCTACAGCGTGTGAATCGGTTTGCACCAGGAGCATGGTGCATAGGGAATACAACAGATGGACAGGATCCCTGCTCTTTGCGAGGTGATGATTCAGTGTTCAGGCCTGGCCCTGGAGCCAGGAGGTTGCAAGAATTAACTGAAAAGTTGTTATCTGAAGGATACCGAAGCAAGACGTGTAAAACTTGA
- the LOC108211172 gene encoding uncharacterized protein LOC108211172: MASSLTARQALNLARLTASRSASQIQRRGFSGAADHHGPPKVDFWKAPMSPSTWKEEHFVIVSLSGWGLLIFGGYKAFSGGKKKEENSAEAAK; the protein is encoded by the exons atggctTCATCTTTGACGGCTCGTCAAGCCCTAAACCTAGCTCGGCTCACAGCTTCTAGATCAGCTTCTCAAATTCAGCGCCGCGGCTTCTCCGGCGCCGCCG ATCATCATGGACCTCCAAAAGTGGATTTTTGGAAAGCCCCGATGAGTCCATCGACTTGGAAGGAAGAGCAT TTTGTTATTGTCTCATTGTCGGGATGGGGTCTTCTTATCTTTGGTGGGTACAAAGCCTTTTCCGGAGGCAAGAAGAAGGAAGAG AACTCGGCAGAGGCAGCAAAGTAG
- the LOC108211171 gene encoding uncharacterized protein LOC108211171, which yields MGVGGLKGHSTVNVSGSGRAGWPYGLMLLLFVAFGALLLGVIAIHKHKERRDFHLVIKDRDLQLHSLHLQLQTERDFSKKAKQKSEELNSELYNLRNQKSELNGKIREMQSTISSLKEEHKAIESALGEKQKEIDLMKEREKHEDEQNNQGSFLAKVLSLKEAEFENLKSNLQLPVRDGNFNFRYPNSPMNPTNKISIGRDETVSTNKENGGQLHNYFKTADVENSTNGEDGRETENAAASRKISGEPRILKRSQQEFQQNNTADENPGKQVSYKFSTNSRGMDMDTQKRNTNGTEVRTNSGSDFKKTEDAAAGVTLAANTKFGAKSVVDFEKPKNVDNAILAANTKFGNNDLQEKNIVGSTRGKVMFRNEREGKQKERPGEAELLKLFKEKGQSLGLDIRTGSDENMAKFKSFNPVLWKEGMESKGDTKVGSGSKTKKDHSSSFLKSSMNSENRISEWFSQVSDEIQVNKKIDDKGSSVTSDDKKKKPKGIVYQEAQANGNPHRTERSRNGKAANPKKRHNADKNANIAEREADNTYEG from the exons ATGGGAGTGGGAGGACTCAAGGGACACAGTACAGTGAATGTCAGTGGAAGTGGGAGAGCAGGCTGGCCATATGGGTTGATGCTGCTGCTTTTTGTGGCATTTGGGGCTTTGCTTTTGGGAGTGATAGCCATCCACAAACACAAGGAGAGAAGAGATTTTCATCTTGTTATCAAAGACAGAGACCTACAGCTTCATTCTCTTCATCTCCAGTTGCAG ACGGAAAGAGATTTTAGCAAAAAAGCTAAACAGAAATCAGAAGAGTTAAACTCAGAGTTATATAACCTCCGAAACCAGAAGTCGGAGCTCAATGGCAAGATCAGGGAAATGCAATCCACAATATCTTCCTTGAAAGAGGAACACAAAGCAATTGAGTCGGCATTAGGAGAAAAGCAAAAAGAAATCGACCTGATGAAAGAGAGAGAAAAGCATGAAGATGAACAAAATAATCAAGGATCATTTCTGGCCAAAGTGTTGAGCTTGAAGGAAGCTGAATTTGAGAATCTAAAGAGTAATCTTCAATTACCAGTTAGAGATGGGAATTTCAATTTTAGATATCCAAATTCCCCTATGAATCCAACCAACAAGATTAGTATTGGGAGGGATGAAACAGTCAGCACCAACAAAGAGAATGGTGGGCAACTGCATAACTACTTCAAAACTGCAGACGTAGAAAACTCAACAAATGGTGAAGATGGAAGAGAAACTGAAAATGCTGCTGCTAGCAGAAAAATATCTGGAGAACCACGTATACTGAAAAGATCTCAACAGGAATTTCAACAGAATAATACAGCAGATGAAAATCCTGGCAAACAGGTGAGCTACAAATTTTCCACAAACAGCAGAGGTATGGATATGGACACCCAGAAGCGTAACACAAATGGCACTGAGGTAAGAACAAACTCTGGTTCTGATTTCAAAAAAACTGAAGATGCTGCGGCAGGTGTCACACTTGCTGCGAACACCAAATTTGGAGCAAAATCTgttgttgattttgaaaaacCTAAAAATGTTGATAATGCCATACTCGCTGCAAACACTAAGTTTGGAAACAATGATCTTCAAGAGAAAAATATAGTTGGAAGTACAAGAGGAAAAGTAATGTTCAGAAATGAAAGAGAAGGCAAGCAGAAAGAGAGACCTGGGGAGGCGGAGCTGCTAAAACTCTTTAAAGAAAAAGGCCAAAGTCTAGGCTTAGACATTAGAACTGGATCAGATGAAAATATGGCAAAGTTTAAATCATTTAACCCAGTTCTGTGGAAGGAAGGTATGGAATCAAAAGGTGATACTAAAGTTGGTTCAGGGAGTAAAACCAAGAAAGATCATTCAAGCAGTTTTCTAAAGTCAAGTATGAATAGTGAGAACAGAATCTCAGAATGGTTCTCTCAGGTGTCAGATGAAATCCAGGTGAACAAAAAAATCGATGATAAGGGAAGCAGCGTTACCAGTGATGacaagaaaaagaagcctaaaGGAATTGTTTACCAAGAGGCACAAGCCAACGGGAATCCACATCGCACAGAGAGGAGTCGTAATGGCAAAGCAGCCAATCCCAAAAAAAGACATAATGCTGATAAGAATGCTAATATTGCAGAGCGGGAGGCTGACAATACATATGAAGGATGA